TACAAAAGAATTCAATTTACTCCAGATTTAACGCCTTTTGATATATTAGGTGGTGATACAATTCATTTTGACGAAGAAAATCCTGACTTAAAAAAAATAGCATTCTCACCAGGATCAATCTTTTCTCCTTTTATTTTGGCAGATGAAATAAATAGAGCCTCACCACGGACTCAATCCGCTTTGTTAGAAGCCATGCAGGAAAGGCAAGTAACTATTGGAGGAATTTCTCGTCCATTGCCAAAGCCATTTTATGTGTTTGCCACTCAAAATCCTATAGAAAATGAAGGAACTTTTCCTTTACCAGAAGCTCAATTAGATAGATTTTTACTAAATCTAGAAATTCCTTATCCAGACTTTGATGCAGAGGTAAAAGTCGCTACTTTGCCAAAAAGGATGGAAGATTTACCCTCTTTAGAGGTAGCAGAAATCCTTTTAAACTCAAGAGAAATAGTTGAAAAAGTACAAATTACAGATGCCCTGCTCAAAGGAATTGTTAGGATAGTAAGAAATACTCGCCCACAGGAATCAAAACTTTCGGTTGCAAAAGATTATCTTGATTTTGGTGCCAGTCCACGTGCGACTCAAGCATTGTTAATTTCAGCAAAAGCACTTGCTTTAATTAGAGGAAAATCAGAAGTTCAGTTTGAGCATATTGCTGAAGTTGCTCCCCCTGTCTTAAGGCATCGTTGTATCGTTAATTTTCGTTCGTTATCAGAAAATAGAAGTTCTGCAAGTATTATAAATCAAATAGTTCAAGAAACTATTTTATAAAAGAGATAAAAAATATGCAAATCCCCACAAAAATACAGCAAGTAAAATATGCTGTGTTCCTTGATGCGTCAGGAACTTTGTTACAAAGTTCCGTATCCAATGCGATTGGAGTCCAATTATATTTGGATACAAAAAATATTTTACATGCATTTAAAGAAAGAAAAATCAATCAAATATCAATTGCAACAGGAGTAATAACGAATTGGGGAAATAGAATTAATGGAATGTTAAGAGCGTTGCAAGTAGAATCTTGTTTTGACGTTATTATTAGTTCTGATACAGTGCAAAAAACAAAGCCCGATCCTTCAATTTATCATTATGCTTGTACTTGTTTAAAAGTAGATCCAAGTCATGCAATTCATATTGGGGATTCCTTGTTAGATGATGCTTTGGGAGCGCAAAATGCTGGCTTGCATGGAATTTGGTTAAAAAGAGGTAATTATCTTCCAGAAGAAGCAAAAAACTTAATTCATCCTTATTTTTCTAATTTAAATGATATTTTTCAATATATTCAAAATAAAATTATTGTTTCTTAATAGTTGCATAATTTAAAAAATCTATCCTAAAATTAGTTGACAAAACAATTTAATTTAAATAATTGGTCAAATAATTATTATTAAACAAATGTATATGTTTATTATAATACCGAGATATGAATTTGTATTTTTCATTTAATTTAGAGGTTGTATTGTGTTTTGTAAAAAAATTGAAAATTATAAAATAAAAATAAATTGTCCACTCTTTATATTTATTTGTTTGTCTTTTTTTAGTTCGGTATCTTACGCAAAAAATAAAGAAATGGTAATTCAGATTATTGGAGCCCCTGCTTCAGGAAAATCTAAAGCATTAGAAGAATTAAATAGAAGTCTTACTAATTATGAATTACTCCAAAAGTTAAAAAATATAAAAACAAGAAGTGTTGATTTGGATGAAGAAAGAGAATTTATAGCTAGCTTACCTGGATCTGTTCAACTTGTTTATGTATTTAATGCATTAAACTTATTTAATGCCACTGCAAAGAAACAAAAATGGGTAATATATCATAGGGATGAAGTTTGTAAGTTTTTAAATAAAAATTTAAATGAAAATTACGGGAAATTTGGTATTAATATCGAATGTGATACAAAACGAGAAAAAATTATTATTAATTCTCCTAATAATGGAATTAATAATACAATACTAACTAAAGAAAATATAGGAAGAATAAGTCGTGCTATTGCGGCTCAGTCTAACTATGTTTTTTCACAACTTGGACCTTGGGATTTAAATGTTCATATTAATCGTTATTTACAGTTAAATTTTATGATGGAGAGTCTTTATTTAAATGAAGATATTTTACTTGATGAAGTTGGAGCTGGTGCAGAACCTATTCTAGAAAGAATAAATCGTTTTAGAGAAGCTAATTATGTTTCAGTAGGTATTTTAGTTCAACCTAAAACAGTTGGGGTCAACTTATTACTAAACTCGTTAAGAGCTGCAGGAGGAAAACATTTTGCAGATGCTGATTATGTATTTGAAAAATATAATAAATTAAATCAGATGATTATCAAAAATAATGGTTATTTCTTAAAAAATGAAAAATCAGTTACTTTAAATTTAGGAAGGAATTTTGATGAAATAGAAAAATCTATTTTAGAGGCTACTTCTGAAGATAATCATCTTGAGGTTAATAAGGATAAAGTATTTGATTTATTTATTACTGTTCAAAATTTTGATCTAAAAACCGCATTGAATATAATAAATCAAGAAAAACCTGAATTAAGAAGAAATACATTTGCTCTTTTTTATATGAGTATAAATTATGTTCGACAAACAATTTTAGACAAAATAACAAAAAAGCAGCAAAATAATTCAAGTGATAAAAAATCACTTGCGGAATATAATGAAGAACTAAAGCAAATTTCATCTATTTTTGATGAGATAAGAAAAACAAATGATAGTAGCTATAGTATGACAATTAATGAAATGCTAGAAAGATTTAATAATGTAGCAGAAAATAGTAGCTATATCAAAGCTAGTGATATGTTTAAATATGCAGGAAAATTAGAATCAACTCAGGGGATCTCTTCAAATTCACATTGATTGAAATTATTTTCCTGATTATTTGATGTCGAATAATTAGGGATACAAACAGCTTTCGTTGGTTGTAACATTTTCCATTCGTTTTGCTGCATTGAATTACTTTTTATCTGAATTTTAAAATTACTTTTTGGTGATATCAATACTATATATTTATTATCTTCATCTACTAAACGATAAATACAAATCACTTGATAAAAATTATTTTCTATAGTGTCTTTTTTCATCCCAAACAAATAATATAAACTTAGCGCTTTTTTATCTTTATTTAACCCATGAAAAGATTGATAATTTATGAACTGTTGCCAAAGGCCTGTTTTATTATGAACATAGTGAGTTCCATCATTTTTTTGCTTGATATCCTCTATATTAGGGCAGTTTGCTAAAGTAGAAAAAGAAAATCCTAAGGCAAAAAAAGCAAAACAATTTTTTAAAATAGTTAAATTTTTCATTATAATTCTCCTAACATTTTTCTTAATAAATTGATAATTAATAAAAATTGAAAGTATATTTTCAAAATAAACTGTATGAAGCAGATCAATATTATTTTTACAAAGAAAATAAAATTATGCAAATATATTTTTTCTAAAGAAAATTAAAATGAAAATTTAGAATTTTAAAAAATAAAAGAAAAATTTTAGTAAGTATTTAATTATTATATGGTAAAATATTTTTAAGTGTGACCTATAGAATACCAAATAAATTTGTTATTCTTCTATAAATTTATTTTATAACTTTTAATTTAAAATAAAAAAAATTAATAACATTAAATATATCTTTTTTAAAATGCAAAAAATAAAACGAGGGAGAAATTAGAAGAGCGAATTGTATTACATAATTGAAAATTTTGAAATGTCAAAATAACTTCATAGAATAGAATAAAAAAAAAGATATAATTATATTTTAAGCAATATAATGAATTTCAGGAGGGATTTTAATGAAAAATTTCAGTTTGAAGTTAGTAGCTTTTGGTGGCTCATTAGCACTTATGCAAACAGCATTCGCTTGGGATCATTTAAGTTCTTCTTTCAAATTAGTAAATAATACAGGATATGATATTGTAGTAACAAAAACACATTCATATCAAATGAACACAAATGATGATTCTTCTGCAAATCAAACAATCGCAAAATCTTCAAATGGAAAAATAAATTTTTGGGGTCAGTGGAAGGCAAACAATGCAGACTATGATGACGGTATGGATTTTTCTATTTCTGCAAATGGAGCAATTATTGGCTATTTTACTATAAATGTTACTAATAACACTTGGGGTTTGACTTACGGAATTAAGAAAAATACTACCAATGTAGTCTTAAAGAGTAATGCTAGTGATAGGTTACATGGTATTAAATTTAGATCCACTGAAGGTGAAATAGATATCAATTAATTTTTTTGAGTTTAGCACATTTGCTTTCTGGTAAATCCTCAATTTTATTATATGTATTAAATAAATAACTCAGTTCAATTTCTTGAGTTATTATTTTTTTATTAGGGATATTAAAGTAATGCAAAAATTTATTTACTTCGAAAGCCCAAAAATAATGCCCAAAATAAGGTTTATCATAGGTAACTACTATATTTCCTGATAAAGTTACAATGTATTCAATAACTGCTTTAATCTTAGCTGATTTTCCATACATAGAAATTTTAGTACACGTTTTAGCAGGGACTTCAAACATTCCTCCCGATTCTATTGATACTTTTTCTGAATTTGTTTTAGATTCTTCTTTGCCAACTGTAAAAGTTTCAGTAAAAGAATATTCTGAAGCTAAATTTGATTCTTTTATTCCTAAAGTTATACCTAAATTTATTGCTTTTGCAAGTGACTGCTCTTTAGTCCATTTTGTAGTAAAAACATTTTCGAAAGTATGGACAAAGCGTGGAGTCATTTTTTGCATTCTATCCGTTTTATTTTCAAGGATATGTTCTACTAACAATTCATTGTCTACTTTTCCTTTTATCAACTTTAATTGTTTATTTGAAACAGAAATTGTTACTTCTTTCCAATTATATTCTTTAAATAAGTTTCTATGATAATTATAATTACTCCAAGGAGAGTGATATCGAATAAAAGTATTGTCTGGTCTTTTACCAGTATATATTTCAACTAATGAACTGCGAGTAATATTATGTCCTAAATAGAATTCTTTTGCTACTTCTTGACTATTGATAACATAAGATTCTTCTCCTGTCAGAAGAAGTTGGAGTTTATTTTCAGTAAATTCTTCAGTATTGAAACCTGTAAGAATAGTTAGTAGAAAAGACATTCAGAATCCCTTTCTAGTAATTGAAATTATGTCTATGCAATTTTTAATAAATTCTTATAAGTTAATTTTAATTAATTTAAATATAAATATGATAAATCAAAAATAGTATCTAGAAAATTAAACTTTATCTATTGAAAATATTCTCTGTTGCATTTAAAGATTACCAAAAAATAGAAAACTTTGTCAAATAAATTTTAAAAATTATATGATTCAGTCTGGGAACATTTCATAAATTTTATAAAGATAGAATTTTCGACAATTCATATCTGTACTTAGATTATTTTCATCAAATATTTTTACTAATTGTGGTGAATAAATAAGTTGCGGATGGAATGTTGATCCCCATGCTATGATTTCAGTAGATTCTTTATTCTTCAATTTAAAATAAAAATCATGATCCCATAAAAAACCTTTAACTTGGACACAAATAATTTCACCTAATTTTACTGATAAATCTACAGAGCTTCCAACACCGAGAATACCTGAGCATGTAGGATGACAAACTTTTGCTAAAAATGCTGTGCCTGGTGCAAGGATGACTCTTAAATTAAATTGTTCATTTGCGTATATATTATTGCTCATTAGAATTGAAAAAGAGGTAAAGGCAATAGAAAATTTTTTACGAAAAATATTCATTATTTAATTTCTTTCAACAAGGTATTATTAATGGTTAGAGCTTATATATTTACTATGATCAATTTTTAAAATTTGTTCAGTAGATACTGTATGAAGTTGGTCTGGTTTATGATGATTTCCCCAATATATTTTTAAAGATCCTGTCCGTGCATTACTTGGTACTTTAATTTTAACTATATCTAATTTATTACCTAAACTATCTTTTGTTGAAGCTAATAAATGAGAAGTTTTTTGTGGATGCGTTACTCCAGGAAAATAAATATATCTATTTGCAATATTATATCCTATAAGTTTAATTGTTGATTGCGGAGAAGCTTCTTTTGGCAAATCTTCTATCCAAGTATTCATAGATTTATGTCGCCAACCAGCTGTAAATTTATTTTTTGGTGAATCAAGTTGTTTCCACTTGCCATTTTCACAATCACCTCTATTCATGAGTTTATAGATTGTGACTCCAGCATCTTTTCCTTTTGCTGCATCTAAGCAGTAACCATGATAAGACATTTTCCGACAAACCCAAGATGCAGACTGAATTGCAATACATTTTTTTGGATCTAATACTGCGAGTGCATGTCCTGGGAATGCCAAAATGTCACCCGTTCTTGGGATAAAACTTCCATTTTCTTTTTTTATTGGCACAAAATATTTTAATTCTTTTGTTTTCTTATTTTTTGCAAAAGTATGACTTAATATTGGTGCATTTTTTTGGCTCGAATTAAATGGAAGCTTCATTTTTTCACTATATAAGTGCCAAAGAAACCTTGTGCAATCTACTCCATATTTGCGCATAAAATCATACTTATCTTTTGCTTTTGCATATTTATAATTCCAGCTTGCTTGTATACCATCAACTGCATAGGGAATATCATCTTGCGTTAGTTCTGATTTTGTTTCTTTTGAATATGTTAGAAAAGATCTAATTTGAGACGATTGATTTTCCTCATATAAATTTTTCCAATCGACTTGAATTTTAGTTGGATTTACGTAATTTTGATTTTTGGATGCCTGATTTTTTTTAGATTTATAAGTAGATACACAGCTTATGCATAAAATACTATAAAGGCTGATGAAAAAAAATGATTTATGTTTCAGCATGGCTACGTTCCTTGTTGTCATTCCAAACATATTGAATATATACCTTCTTCAGTGGTTTTTTGTATAGGCTTATCATGCATAAAATGCCTATCTATTTTTCTGAAGAGGTTTATATTTATGTAATTTGGCTAAAAAAAATTCTAAACGTATCAAATGAATAAGAAAATTATATTTTTGGAGTAATTAATTATGTATAAAAATGACACACCAGAAAAACCCGAAAGCTTTGGCCAGTACATTGCTGTGCATATGAAAAACTTTCGGCGGGAATATGGATTGAGTCAGGAACAATTATCTGAACGTTCAGGTGTTCCAAGAAGTACAATTGCAAGCTTAGAAAGAGGGGAAGGAAATCCAACTTTGCAAGTTTTGGTTGGTATTGCACAAGGTTTAGGAGTGCAAATGTCAGCTTTGTTGCAAAAACCTATCCCAACTGCAGTACTATATAAAAATAGTGATGCGGCTAAAGTACCAAAAAAATTAATTGATCAAAATGATACAGTATCTAAATTTGTAGATGTTTTACAATTAACACCTGAAAGTTCTAGATATTTAATTTTGCAAGAGTATACTTTAAATGAAAAAGAACGTTTTCCTGGTTCACCGCATTCTCCTGGAACAGAAGAGTATTTTTATTGTTTTACAGGTGCTTTTGAAATAATGGTTGAAAGTGAATTTTTTATTGTAGAAGCAGGTGACTTACTTTGTTTTGATGGGCACCAAAGACATGCTTATGCATGTCGTGATGGTTTTAGTACTTCTAAAGGTCTCAGTATTGTAGTCCAAGTCCCAAAATTTTAATCAACAAACGTTTCTGAATGGATACTTACCAAATGGTTATCGCGATTTAAAATATTTAATGCAGCTTGGGATTCTACAGTTTTTTCAGGAGAAGGTTTGCCAGTACCCCAAAAAACTTTTAATTTTCCAGTTGTTGCATTATTTGGAACTGTTATTTTTACAGTCTGGATTTGATGATCTTTTAAGTAAATTGAGGATCTTTTGATCTGCCTTGCTTTTACAGGAGTTTTACTGCCAGTGAAGTAAATATATTTGTTAGCAAGATTCTTTCCTGAAATTAAAATTGTCTCTCCTGGTTTGGCTTCTTTTGGAAGGGTTAAAATCCATGTATTGAAGGCTTTATGTCTCCAACCAATAGTAAACTTTAACTTATTATTATCCATTCCCTTCCATATTCCGTTTTTGCAAAATCGTTCACTAGCTAGATGATAAATAGAAACTCCTGCAGATTCACCATAGTCATAATCGACGCAAAATCCTTTTTCTGATTTTTTACATAGCCATATGCTCGATTGAATAGCAATACAGTTTTCAGGGTCTAATACAGCAATAGTGTGTCCTGGGAAAGCTAAAATATCACCTGTTTGGGGTTTAAAGCCTTGCTTGGTCTTAGGGACTTGATCAAAGTTTTTTAATTGAGACGTGCTTTCAGGGTTATTATTTGTAAAAGTTTTGCTAATTATTGGTGCTGTACTAAATTTTGAATTATAGGGCAAATGCAACATATTTATATAAAGGTAACGGAGTAAGCGAGTGCAATCTACACCATATTTGCGCATAAAGACAAATTTATCTTCAGCATGGTTGTAACCTTTTTCCCAATTTAAAGATATTTTTTTTGAGGGATAGGGAATATTCCCGTGCATAAGTCTTTTATTTATGATTTCGGCCGAGCGCACAAACTCTTTTGCCAAAGGGGAAGGATTTTCAGCGATAAGGTTATTCCATTTTATTGGATATTCTTTTGGACTAGAAAAAGAGTACGCAAAAGCAGTTGATTGATTTACTAAAAACAGAGAAACAAATAACAAAGTCATTTTGATTTTCATTTTATAAAACTGATAAGGCAAAGCTCCTTTTTGCCATAATCCTAGCCTTTCTTTATATTGAGTCCAAATCGATGCAAAGCTCCTTTTCAATTTCTTTTAAGATATTTCTGAATGATAGCTTAAATGAAAAAGAATAATTATATTTTGCTATTTAAGGATACCCAACCAAAAAGTTAAATGCGGAAAGACTTCCAAGTCTTCCAGATAGAAGTTCAAGATAATTTTAAGAAGCTATTTGAGAAGCACCATAGGGTTTGCTCATAAATAAAGCTTTTATATAACCAGAAGGTTTTATCTTTTAGATCCCATTTATGTTCAACCTCTTTTTTGTCTGTAAGTTTATTTGGCAATTATATGATTATGGTTTATATAAGAAAAAAGAATTTATTGGTAAGAACAAAAAAGCCTAAATTCTTAAAAAAATAAGCAATATTAAAAAGTTAAGTTAATAAGCGAAAATTTTCAATAGCATTTAAGCCTCTTTTGAGGAGCTAAATACTATTACTTCATATGAAAATATTATTATCAAATTTAATATACATACTAGTAAAAAAATAAAAGAAGATGATAAATAGCTAACCAATAAATGTAATATAACAATTATTGATTTAATCTAATATTTTCTGATAGATATATATTTAAAGTATTTAAATATAAAATAATATTAAGTAAAATTTAAATATTTAATAATAATTTAATTATTTTTAAATATTTTGTTGATTTTTATAATTTATATATATATCAAAACTCAGTTTAGTTGATTAAAAAACTAGCAAAATTTAACAAAAGGATTAATATGAAACTAACTATTTGTAATTTAAGTATTTTTTCACTAATGGTACCATTTTTTATAAGTTGTGGAAACGCTGTTGATAATAAAAGAAAGCTGCCTAAAGCTAATGAAACAGTAAATCTTCCTAAGCAAGAAGTTCCAAATCAACAAATTAATGAGTTTGAAAAGAAAATAACTGAACTTATGCTGGAAAAGGATGAATTAAATAAAAAAATAGTGGAGTTAAATGAGAATTTTAAAAATTCAAATACTCTAAAAACTAAGTACTATGATAAAATTAAAGAATTTATAAATAAAACGAAATTAATGCTAAAAAATAATTTTGAATTAAAAAATGATAGTAGTTTTAATGATTTAATTGCTCTTTTAGATGACTTGATTCAATCTATAGAATCTAAAAGTTATAATAACTACAATCTATCTGAGGAAGATAAAAATAATAATTTTGATAATTTATTTGTTAAATTAACTTCTTACTTTCAATATTACTTTAATGTCACATATAAAAATAAAATAAACGCTCAAGTCACACCAAAAATTTATGACTTATTAGAATCAACTAATTTATTAGCTGATTCTAATAAAGTTACGAAAAGTAAAGAAAATATTACTGATAAAATTATTAATAGTAATATTTCAGAAGTTATTGAAGAAATTAATGAGAATATTAAAAAAATAAATACAAATATAGAAAAGAAGAATGAAGCTGAAAAACTAGCTGAAAAAAATAAATTTATAAAAATACTAAAAGAAATAAGTATAGATGGAAAGAAACTATTTCCTGAAAAAACAGATGATCAACTTAGAAATGATATTAGTGAAACTAATTTTATAACTATTTTAAATGATAAAATTAAAGAAATTATTTTGGAAATTAAAGATAATTGTAGGACTGATATCTTAAACAAAATAGGTGTTCCAAGCAATGAATATAATACTTTTAAATTAACCGATTTTGAAAAGAATCTAAAATCTAAATTTGAAAATGATTTTAAAAAAATTATGATAAATTATTTAATTAAAAATGATATTATTAGTGATGATAAAAACAAAAATATCTATAAAAATGACGATTTTAAATATTTGCAAGATACTATATATCAATTTAGTAGCAATTATTCGTCAATAGAACTATACGAATTAATAGTTAGTGAATTATTAAAATTAAGAAAAATTAAAACCGATAAAATTACTAAATTGAATGAAGAATTAACGAATAAAGAAAAACAAATTGAATCAATTTCATTGCAAAAATCTATTTATGCTTCTTTAGAACCTTTTCCCGGATTGAATACTAATGATATAAATTGTCTAAATAATGTAAATAACAAATCAGAATATATTAATTATATAGAAGCTAGTAATGAACCATATCTTGTTGAAATATCTTCAATTTATGAGAATATAAAAAGCAGGGATTTTTTAAGATCTAAAAACAGGATTAATCAGTGTGTTAATAATAAACAATTACAAAATGTAGATAATAAAATAATTAATATTGAATTTTTTAAACATAAAGATTCAACATATAATGAAGTTTTTATAATTCATATTGAAGATAATATGAAAAGTAAATATTCATTTCACTTCCCAGAACAGTCAATTTACAAAAATAGATATTACATTAGTAACTATATAAGTAGTGATAATTTAAGAACTTACACTAAATTAGATCAATATAGTCAAGATATTCTTGAAAATGATGGAAGTAATGAAATGCATGCTATTTTGTTTTCAAGATATTTTTCTGATCAAATCACTCATGGGCATAGTTCTGTATATACGAAATTTTCATTATTGAATGCAGATAGTAAATATGAATTTTGGCTTGTAGATAATAATAATTCTGAAAATAATAATCAGTTACGTAATGCAAAAAAGTTTATGAAAATAGAAATTAGTAAATACCAAAAATTATTTGGAAATTCGACTTCAATTAATACTTGTTTTTATTCAAGGATAGATAGTAAATTAGTAAAAAAATGTTTTGATGAAGACTTTGGAGAACATTTACCATTAAAGGAAAAAATTACAGGAAGGTTTTAAAAATAAGTTGAAATATTTTCTAATAAATAAAAAGAAATGGTGATTAAAATGAAAATGAAATTTTTATTATTTTTTGTATCTTTGTTAAGTAACAATATTTACGCAAAAAATGTCGATGAAACTAAGAAATATAAATGTGAGATAGAATTTGATTTAGGAAAGTTTGAAATAAAACAAAAAACAGGTTTAGAAAAATGTTTACAAAAAATACCTGAAAATGATGTTATAAAGCTGATATATATCATTTCATCTGCAAACCAAATTGGTGATGTCAAAAAGAATGAAATATTGGCACAAAAACGTCTTGCTGCTGCTCGTGCCTTTTTAGACACACAAGCCGATCGCTTTAAATTAGCAGTCACAGAAGAATTATCTATGGGTAGAAACCATGTTCTTGGTAAAAAAGTTCATATTTTAATTCTGACAACTAATAAATTATCACCAGAAATTAGAACAATTGAAATAGAAAAACCTGTCGAAAAAATTGTTGAAAAAAAGGTCTATATTGAAATAAATAAACCTGTTGAAGCAAAAAAAGAAATTCCAAATTATTCTTTTTTTGTGGGTTCTAGAATTGCACGCGATATTTTCATGAAAGATGAAATTGCCCCCTATTTTTCGTATGGTTTAGTATCAGGTGTTCAATTCTATCCGCATGACCATGTGAAATATGAAATTGGATTAAATGCCAATCAGTTGGTAAATGATGATGTTTATTCAATTAGCACAGGATATGTATTAGCTGGGGCTTACTTGACCACTTCAAAAAGTGAAGGATTTTTTATTGGTGTGCGTGGTTTGTCTGGTATTGTAGCCAATCAAAAACAACAAGCTGATTATGATGGTGGTGGTGAAGGTCGAATTGGCTATGAAAATCAAAGTATGAGCATAGGATTTGGGATAGGCAGAACCCGTTATACAACAAGGGCTGGTTTAGAATTAGCATTGAAATTATAACAATGAGTTGATTTGATAAGGTAGCGGTCCATGCGGACGCTGCTCTATTTTTTCTAATTGATGTGCTTTAATCGCTTCGTACACTATATTTCCCATAGCGTTTCTGGTTTCAACCGTCGCACTCCCTAAATGTGGGAGTACAAAAAGATTTTTTGCACATTTCAAAGACTCAGATAAAATAGGTTCATTACAAAAAACATCAATTCCAGCTCCGAAAAGATGATTTTGATTTAAAGCTTCTGCCAAAGCTTTTTCGTCGATAAGCTCTCCTCTGGCTGTATTTATCACAATCCCATTTGGTTTTATTTTTGCTATTCTTTCTTTATTTAGCCAGTTTACTGTTTGAGAATTTAAAGGGCAATTTAAGGAAACAATATCTACAGTTTTAAAAAAATCTCCTTCATCCAATAAATTAATATTGTTACTTTTTTCAGAGTTGTTTGCTTTTGTATTTTTATGGTTTAGGGCATAACAATTTAAGCCAAATGCTTGCGCGCGTTTTGCTAATGCTTGGCCAATTTGACCTAATCCTACAATTCCTAAATTCTTATTTTTTAAGCTGGTACCTAAAAGAAATGTTGGACTCCAACCAGAAAATTGACCACTTTCTTTTATTATTGAAAATCCTTCGCCAATTCTGCGGGAAACACATAGAATTAAGGTCATTGCAATATCAGCTGTAGCTTCAGCTAATACACCAGGAGAGTTAGTAATTCTAATCCCAATTTGAGTAGCAAACGGAACATCAAGATGATTGTATCCCACCCCAAAATTCCCAATATGTGAAATATTTGGAAAAGTTTCTTTAATAATTAAAAGTTCATCTTTTCCTAGTATATCATTAATACCAGTAACAAAAGAGTAAAAATTTTCAAAATTAGCGATTTCTTTTTTTAATTGAATGATGCGCTCAATAATTGATTTGTTTGGGGCAGAAGGTAA
This is a stretch of genomic DNA from Pigmentibacter ruber. It encodes these proteins:
- a CDS encoding NAD(P)-dependent oxidoreductase — its product is MNLVTSKQFQFVSTQNFPGIPLSDPLHNIQGHLLPSAPNKSIIERIIQLKKEIANFENFYSFVTGINDILGKDELLIIKETFPNISHIGNFGVGYNHLDVPFATQIGIRITNSPGVLAEATADIAMTLILCVSRRIGEGFSIIKESGQFSGWSPTFLLGTSLKNKNLGIVGLGQIGQALAKRAQAFGLNCYALNHKNTKANNSEKSNNINLLDEGDFFKTVDIVSLNCPLNSQTVNWLNKERIAKIKPNGIVINTARGELIDEKALAEALNQNHLFGAGIDVFCNEPILSESLKCAKNLFVLPHLGSATVETRNAMGNIVYEAIKAHQLEKIEQRPHGPLPYQINSLL
- a CDS encoding AAA family ATPase, with the translated sequence MPDFQETSNASQKLIEMLNNKVFGQSEIIEHVVIAVICNEHALLTGAPGVAKTTLVRNLAAALGNKYKRIQFTPDLTPFDILGGDTIHFDEENPDLKKIAFSPGSIFSPFILADEINRASPRTQSALLEAMQERQVTIGGISRPLPKPFYVFATQNPIENEGTFPLPEAQLDRFLLNLEIPYPDFDAEVKVATLPKRMEDLPSLEVAEILLNSREIVEKVQITDALLKGIVRIVRNTRPQESKLSVAKDYLDFGASPRATQALLISAKALALIRGKSEVQFEHIAEVAPPVLRHRCIVNFRSLSENRSSASIINQIVQETIL
- a CDS encoding helix-turn-helix domain-containing protein, with translation MYKNDTPEKPESFGQYIAVHMKNFRREYGLSQEQLSERSGVPRSTIASLERGEGNPTLQVLVGIAQGLGVQMSALLQKPIPTAVLYKNSDAAKVPKKLIDQNDTVSKFVDVLQLTPESSRYLILQEYTLNEKERFPGSPHSPGTEEYFYCFTGAFEIMVESEFFIVEAGDLLCFDGHQRHAYACRDGFSTSKGLSIVVQVPKF
- a CDS encoding HAD family hydrolase, encoding MQIPTKIQQVKYAVFLDASGTLLQSSVSNAIGVQLYLDTKNILHAFKERKINQISIATGVITNWGNRINGMLRALQVESCFDVIISSDTVQKTKPDPSIYHYACTCLKVDPSHAIHIGDSLLDDALGAQNAGLHGIWLKRGNYLPEEAKNLIHPYFSNLNDIFQYIQNKIIVS